The Planctomycetota bacterium genome window below encodes:
- a CDS encoding DUF1080 domain-containing protein, which produces MRRASLIVASVAECLLIALVARAAESDGFVPLFNGTDLSGWRIPQGDNGHWRVVDGVIDYDAESEATGDKNLWTEKEYGDFTLRADWRIKETPYLNPRAKIVMPDGHNKLDAAGKEIDIIVPDSDSGIFLRGEGKSQVNIWCWPVGSGEIYGYRMDKKMPPEVHRGVTPLVVADKDIGQWNTFEITIRGDRVSVKLNGQQVLENAQLPGIPTRGPLALQHHGGKKNGEWNSPPALVQFRNLSIKEL; this is translated from the coding sequence ATGCGTCGCGCAAGTCTGATTGTGGCGTCGGTGGCCGAATGTTTACTTATCGCGCTGGTGGCCCGTGCCGCCGAGTCCGACGGGTTCGTGCCGTTGTTCAACGGGACCGATTTATCGGGTTGGCGGATACCACAAGGGGACAACGGCCACTGGCGCGTTGTCGACGGCGTGATCGACTATGACGCCGAAAGCGAGGCGACCGGCGATAAGAACTTGTGGACCGAAAAAGAATACGGCGATTTCACGCTACGCGCCGATTGGCGGATTAAAGAGACGCCCTACTTGAACCCGCGCGCCAAGATCGTCATGCCCGACGGTCACAACAAGCTCGACGCCGCGGGCAAGGAAATCGACATCATCGTTCCCGACAGCGACTCGGGCATTTTCCTGCGCGGCGAAGGGAAGTCACAGGTCAACATCTGGTGTTGGCCGGTTGGTTCCGGAGAGATCTACGGCTATCGCATGGACAAGAAGATGCCGCCGGAAGTCCACCGTGGCGTCACGCCGCTCGTCGTGGCGGACAAGGATATTGGCCAGTGGAACACCTTCGAGATCACCATTCGCGGCGACCGGGTGTCGGTCAAGTTAAACGGCCAGCAGGTGCTCGAAAACGCTCAACTACCGGGCATTCCCACGCGCGGTCCACTGGCCTTGCAACACCACGGCGGCAAAAAGAACGGCGAGTGGAACAGCCCACCGGCTTTGGTGCAGTTCCGCAATCTCTCGATCAAGGAACTGTAA
- a CDS encoding NUDIX hydrolase: MEVQQPGSLSSDVQQPWRTLGSTPLLEIAPWFSVHREQVQLAGGRVIDDFYRIVLPEFVVVAATTIEGEWILVRGYKHGPRVSTLSMPAGIIDLRESPQVAAERELREETGYGTTNWEALGSYTVDGNRECGKMHLFVARNCLPIQAPEHHDTEPLTVELHNRRDLIASLRRGEFNILAGAAGAALALLLAD, translated from the coding sequence ATGGAAGTTCAACAGCCAGGTTCTCTCAGCTCAGACGTTCAGCAACCCTGGCGGACGCTTGGTTCGACCCCGCTGCTGGAAATCGCCCCCTGGTTCTCGGTCCACCGCGAGCAGGTGCAACTTGCCGGCGGGCGCGTAATCGACGACTTCTATCGGATCGTGCTCCCCGAATTTGTCGTCGTGGCCGCCACCACGATCGAGGGAGAATGGATCCTGGTTCGCGGCTACAAACACGGTCCACGGGTATCGACGCTCAGTATGCCGGCCGGCATTATCGATCTGCGCGAGTCCCCCCAGGTCGCGGCCGAGCGCGAGCTGCGCGAGGAGACCGGCTACGGCACGACCAATTGGGAAGCGCTGGGCAGCTACACGGTCGACGGCAATCGCGAGTGCGGCAAGATGCACCTGTTCGTGGCCCGCAATTGCCTGCCGATTCAAGCGCCCGAGCACCACGACACCGAGCCGCTGACGGTCGAACTGCACAACCGGCGCGACTTGATTGCCAGCCTGCGTCGTGGCGAGTTCAACATCCTGGCCGGCGCGGCCGGCGCGGCCTTAGCGCTGCTGTTGGCCGATTGA
- a CDS encoding ABC transporter ATP-binding protein, producing MAHIRLDDVCVSFDVRRLGRMSLKEFVVRGMFRKNVNPRITVKALDALNFEISEGDRLGVIGHNGAGKSTLLKTLAGVYPPTHGTCDVNGRVSALFDVTLGFEPDASGWENISYRSFLQGETPRTIAKRIQAIADFSELGQYLDMPVRYYSTGMTVRLGFAIATSVEPEILIVDEILSAGDRAFQEKARRRMETMIQSAQIVVLASHDMSALQGLCNRLIWMDHGRVRMLGPTEQVIAAYNNTVQPSLAQAA from the coding sequence ATGGCCCACATTCGACTCGACGACGTTTGTGTTAGCTTCGATGTGCGCCGCTTGGGACGTATGTCGCTCAAGGAGTTTGTGGTGCGGGGCATGTTCCGCAAGAACGTGAACCCGCGTATCACGGTTAAAGCGCTCGACGCTTTGAACTTCGAGATCAGCGAGGGAGATCGGCTGGGCGTTATCGGTCACAACGGCGCCGGCAAAAGCACGCTGCTCAAGACGCTGGCCGGAGTTTACCCTCCCACGCATGGCACGTGCGATGTGAACGGGCGAGTGAGCGCGCTGTTTGATGTAACGCTTGGGTTCGAGCCCGATGCTTCTGGTTGGGAAAACATTTCCTACCGTAGCTTTTTGCAAGGCGAAACACCGCGGACGATCGCCAAGCGTATTCAGGCCATCGCCGATTTCAGTGAATTGGGGCAATATCTCGATATGCCCGTTCGCTATTACTCGACCGGCATGACCGTTCGTCTGGGCTTTGCCATTGCCACCTCCGTCGAGCCTGAAATCCTGATCGTCGACGAAATTCTCAGTGCCGGCGATCGCGCCTTTCAGGAAAAGGCCCGCCGCAGGATGGAAACGATGATTCAGTCGGCCCAGATTGTCGTTCTAGCCAGTCACGACATGTCGGCGCTGCAAGGTTTGTGTAATCGGCTTATCTGGATGGATCACGGCCGAGTTCGCATGCTCGGGCCAACCGAACAAGTCATCGCTGCGTACAACAATACAGTGCAACCATCGCTGGCACAGGCGGCGTAG
- a CDS encoding ABC transporter permease, whose translation MIATSDYFSSIWSKRYFWMSLVKVDLRRRYRRSWLGIGWSLMNPIAMTTVFCVVFSQLFHEDVVTYAPYVLSGLAFWSFVTGCTSEGCQCFFQSEIYIRQHPAPLAIYPLRVTLGMALHFAIGLLVLLAMVVCLRGPQHLLHLWSVVPALALLFVLAWSVAVCMGVVNVIFPDMQHLVQVGLQMTFYLTPVFYSPGLLNDHGMSWLIKWNPLAAALELIRAPILDCRLATLHAWLLTGATTCVLVALAGWILSRVERRLIFFL comes from the coding sequence ATGATAGCAACGTCCGACTATTTCTCTTCGATCTGGTCCAAGCGGTACTTTTGGATGTCGTTGGTCAAGGTCGACCTGCGCCGCCGCTATCGCCGCAGTTGGCTGGGCATTGGCTGGTCGCTGATGAACCCGATCGCCATGACCACGGTGTTTTGCGTCGTCTTCTCGCAGTTGTTCCACGAAGACGTCGTCACCTACGCGCCGTACGTGTTGTCAGGCCTAGCATTCTGGAGCTTTGTGACTGGCTGTACGTCGGAAGGCTGCCAGTGTTTTTTCCAGAGCGAAATCTACATCCGCCAACATCCGGCGCCGTTAGCCATTTATCCGCTCCGCGTGACGCTGGGGATGGCACTGCATTTTGCCATTGGCTTGTTGGTGCTGTTGGCCATGGTGGTTTGTTTGCGCGGCCCTCAACACCTGCTGCATCTGTGGAGCGTGGTACCAGCGCTGGCCCTACTTTTCGTGCTGGCCTGGTCCGTCGCCGTTTGCATGGGTGTTGTAAATGTCATTTTTCCCGACATGCAACACTTGGTTCAGGTTGGATTGCAGATGACGTTTTATTTGACGCCAGTCTTCTATTCGCCCGGACTGCTCAACGATCATGGCATGAGCTGGTTGATCAAATGGAATCCCCTGGCTGCGGCGCTCGAGCTGATTCGCGCTCCGATCCTTGACTGCCGGCTGGCCACGCTGCACGCCTGGTTGTTGACCGGGGCGACGACGTGCGTGCTGGTAGCGCTGGCCGGTTGGATTCTGTCGCGAGTGGAACGCCGGCTGATCTTTTTCCTCTAG
- a CDS encoding glycosyltransferase family 2 protein, producing the protein MSLGPLAPRLNRSTEAELDELPAGAASIAVVIVNYNGRHYLGQCLDHLAAQTLRAKRVIVVDNASSDESLVAGERHYPTVEVIRLPKNIGFAAANNVAIRLATDCRWVALLNADAFPEPAWLEKLHHATVDSPEVAVLGCTLVQANDPAALDGTGDVYHVSGVAWRRDWGRPVSNMRRTSAGTVGPCAAAAMYRRDALLDVNGFDEDFFCYLEDVDLGLRLRLAGYQYRHVSDATVRHVGSAITVKHSDFYLYHGHRNLPWVYVKNMPGVLFWLFLPQHLLLNLASVVYFALRGRGRVLLRAKRDAIGGLPRFLRKRRQQAAQRKVSLAATLKMLNCGAFLAYARSWR; encoded by the coding sequence ATGTCTCTTGGTCCGCTGGCGCCTCGATTGAATCGCTCAACTGAGGCAGAGCTTGACGAATTGCCTGCAGGGGCAGCCAGCATCGCCGTCGTGATTGTTAACTACAATGGTCGGCATTACCTGGGCCAATGTCTCGACCACCTGGCCGCTCAAACCTTGCGGGCCAAGCGCGTCATCGTGGTCGATAATGCCAGCAGTGACGAATCGCTGGTGGCGGGCGAACGCCACTACCCCACGGTGGAAGTCATTCGGTTGCCCAAGAATATTGGCTTCGCGGCGGCGAACAATGTCGCCATCCGACTGGCGACTGATTGCCGCTGGGTGGCGCTGCTGAACGCCGACGCATTTCCCGAACCAGCCTGGCTGGAAAAGCTACACCATGCGACGGTCGACTCGCCCGAAGTGGCCGTCTTGGGATGCACCCTGGTTCAGGCCAACGATCCAGCCGCGCTCGACGGAACTGGCGACGTCTACCACGTGAGCGGGGTGGCCTGGCGTCGCGACTGGGGACGGCCGGTGTCGAACATGCGTCGTACCTCGGCAGGAACGGTCGGGCCGTGCGCCGCCGCAGCCATGTATCGTCGCGACGCATTATTAGACGTCAACGGCTTTGACGAGGATTTCTTCTGCTATCTCGAAGACGTTGATTTGGGACTGCGTTTGCGGCTCGCCGGCTACCAGTATCGGCACGTTTCGGACGCCACAGTGCGTCACGTGGGATCGGCCATCACCGTCAAGCATAGCGACTTCTACTTGTATCATGGTCACCGGAATCTTCCCTGGGTTTATGTCAAGAACATGCCTGGCGTGTTGTTCTGGCTGTTTTTGCCACAACATTTGTTGTTGAATCTGGCCAGCGTCGTCTACTTTGCCTTGCGCGGGCGCGGTCGAGTCCTGTTGCGCGCCAAGCGTGATGCCATTGGCGGCTTGCCACGTTTCTTGCGCAAGCGTCGACAACAAGCCGCGCAACGGAAAGTCTCATTGGCAGCCACGTTAAAGATGCTCAATTGCGGAGCATTTCTGGCCTACGCTCGTAGCTGGCGCTAG